The Theileria orientalis strain Shintoku DNA, chromosome 2, complete genome genome has a window encoding:
- a CDS encoding uncharacterized protein (peptidase S24, S26A and S26B, C-terminal domain containing protein): MNETIPTKSEFSKIKTLKPGLKNISLYGVIVEFLNDPPQSTTEARAYRYHYRLADSSGSISLAVPHGILQDTVSKLTSCVKASSGHNSSKVEEYLFTKNHFFDKDSNPGFAVKEAQVFLTTTGDQRAINSEFEEDSDWNGWSEDEEVGGDSLKWLLQPGDLIYVQSALTTWSHGQLVLVPGDSKHNYVRKVGRLPGEFRLEPDVSRQLSTQKD, translated from the exons ATGAACGAAACGATCCCGACCAAGTCGGAATtctcaaaaataaaaacccTGAAACCAGGGCTTAAGAACATATCGCTCTACGGAGTGATCGtggagttcctgaacgATCCGCCGCAAAGTACGACTGAAGCGAGAGCATACAGGTACCACTACAGACTGGCAGACAGCTCAGGAAGCATATCGCTGGCAGTTCCGCACGGAATCCTGCAAGACACGGTCTCGAAGCTGACATCGTGTGTGAAGGCGTCATCGGGACACAACTCATCGAAAGTAGAAGAGTATCTGTTTACAAAG AACCACTTTTTTGACAAGGATTCCAACCCAGGCTTCGCAGTGAAGGAGGCGCAGGTGTTTTTAACGACGACCGGAGACCAAAGAGCCATAAACTCGGAGTTTGAGGAGGACTCGGACTGGAACGGGTGGAgcgaggacgaggaggtcGGCGGCGACTCGCTCAAGTGGCTGCTGCAGCCTGGGGACCTGATATACGTGCAGTCGGCGCTGACGACCTGGTCCCACGGGCAGCTCGTGCTCGTGCCCGGCGACTCGAAGCACAACTACGTAAGGAAGGTGGGCAGGCTCCCGGGCGAGTTTCGGCTGGAGCCGGACGTGAGCAGGCAGCTCTCGACTCAGAAGGACTAG
- a CDS encoding FKBP-type peptidyl-prolyl cis-trans isomerase yields MGEPIDVSGDGGVLKTVLKPSDSNESPENGHEVEVHYTGKLESGKVFDSSYDRNTTFKFELGNGNVIKGWDLGVSTMKVGERSEFVIQPNYGYGESGAGESIPPNSVLKLRFLPLALPLYLFLTLLQFEIELINTRVKPKNKWELSIDEKIQVSRDLKAQGNSKFSFGNFTSAISLYSEAVDYLDEASEWPEESRKEANTTLLQCHLNLANCHLKVANYKSAESSASEALKLDKASVKGYFRRALARIHEFEFEKAIGDLNEVLKLDRDNKDALNYLSVAKSRLRECNEKDKKGIMVDLGNMGTMVAMGNMGNMVTQCIMVALGNMALHRCNARSCRSRF; encoded by the exons ATGGGTGAGCCTATTGACGTTAGTGGCGACGGTGGAGTTCTCAAAACCGTGTTAAAACCCTCAGATTCCAACGAATC GCCAGAAAACGGTCACGAGGTGGAGGTCCATTACACAGGGAAGCTGGAGTCTGGGAAAGTTTTCGATTCGTCAT ATGATCGGAACACCACCTTCAAGTTCGAGCTGGGCAACGGGAACGTGATCAAGGGGTGGGACCTCGGGGTCTCCACCATGAAGGTTGGCGAACGCTCCGAGTTCGTCATTCAGCCCAATTACGGCTATGGAGAATCTGGAGCCGGCGAGTCGATACCGCCGAATTCCGTTTTAAAG CTACGATTTCTGCCTCTGGCCCTACCCctttacttatttttaaccCTCTTGCAGTTTGAAATTGAGCTCATCAACACCCGCGTCAAGCCGAAGAACAAGTGGGAGCTTTCCATCGACGAGAAGATTCAGGTCTCCAGGGACCTCAAGGCCCAGGGGAACTCCAAGTTCAGCTTCGGCAACTTCACCTCCGCCATCTCCCTGTACTCTGAGGCCGTCGACTACTTGGACGAGGCCTCCGAGTGGCCTGAGGAGTCTCGGAAGGAGGCAAACACCACTCTGCTGCAGTGCCACTTGAACTTGGCCAACTGCCACCTGAAGGTCGCCAACTACAAGAGTGCTGAGTCGAGTGCCAGCGAGGCCCTAAAGCTCGACAAGGCCAGCGTCAAGGGCTACTTCAGGAGGGCCCTTGCTCGAATCCACGAGTTCGAGTTTGAAAAGGCCATTGGCGACCTCAACGAGGTCCTAAAACTCGACAGGGACAACAAGGACGCCTTGAACTACTTGAGCGTTGCCAAGAGCAGGCTGCGGGAGTGCAATGAAAAGGACAAGAAG GGTATTATGGTTGACCTGGGTAATATGGGTACTATGGTTGCTATGGGTAATATGGGTAATATGGTTACTCAGTGTATTATGGTTGCCCTGGGTAATATGGCTCTG CACAGATGCAACGCCAGGAGCTGTCGAAGTCGGTTCTAG